A stretch of Planctomycetaceae bacterium DNA encodes these proteins:
- a CDS encoding DUF423 domain-containing protein encodes MTARSTLTLAAIFGFLAVLLGAFGAHGLKDSGFLEKKYQDVEAKNYAGLMIPASHKYMLDFETGVRYHMWHALALGLTGFLMRFRTGHGGSLNVAAGAFTAGVVLFSGSLYVLVIGGPKFLGIPWGKVAPIGGTLLLVGWLSLAWAACCCPQVDRGDGQPNGGPACGF; translated from the coding sequence ATGACAGCTCGCAGCACACTCACACTGGCGGCGATATTCGGTTTTCTGGCGGTACTGCTGGGGGCGTTTGGTGCTCACGGTTTGAAGGATTCAGGATTCCTTGAAAAGAAGTACCAGGACGTGGAAGCGAAGAACTACGCGGGCCTCATGATTCCGGCCAGTCATAAATACATGCTCGATTTTGAAACCGGTGTGCGCTATCACATGTGGCATGCACTCGCGCTTGGGCTCACGGGATTTCTGATGCGATTTCGTACTGGCCACGGGGGATCCTTAAATGTGGCGGCGGGTGCGTTTACAGCAGGGGTCGTTCTGTTCTCCGGATCCCTGTATGTGCTGGTGATCGGTGGTCCGAAATTTCTGGGAATCCCGTGGGGTAAGGTCGCGCCGATTGGTGGGACGTTGTTGCTCGTGGGCTGGCTGAGTCTTGCGTGGGCAGCATGTTGTTGTCCACAGGTCGACCGGGGAGACGGGCAACCCAATGGCGGCCCGGCATGCGGCTTCTGA
- a CDS encoding DUF4153 domain-containing protein, with translation MTTQFPKSKTQDVYHPFLWIVVAGVTALADVLLYRSHGFAGPATFFPIATIALLLAHKSSRDKPLQVSAALCLILVMLLALCLSMLWSGGPVQLLIAFWLMNAALMLAQGSIPFLLESFVFIAGVIPAGYDMLNGIEQTWREKVLAPVDRRQPGQSLTVALPVISAFIFGIVFLLANPDLIGNVSRHLADFLEAAGRFLWKFSFAEILFWGLVIWLTAGLLRPLVGSATEEQPSTGDDVDQPSPHPLFSAFRNTLITLIVMFAGYLSFEFRTLWFRVFPEGFHYSGYAHEGAAWLTVALALATVMLSLIFRGAMLSDTRIGQLRRLAWIWSALNLLLAASVYNRLWIYVGFNGMTRMRVVGLLGISAVVVGFVLVLIKIRRQKNFAWLIRRQLWVPGFAVYLMALMPVDLLAHRYNVTRIMNGSLAPSVQISEHPMSVDALPQLLPLLECEDTLIREGVQSLLAERLNRLIAEEPNDRHWTSTQLGRERAIQALKSAVPDLLELGNSPSELALKRQRFREYAMQWW, from the coding sequence ATGACCACGCAATTCCCCAAATCGAAGACGCAGGACGTCTACCATCCGTTCCTCTGGATTGTCGTAGCCGGCGTCACAGCTCTGGCGGATGTGCTTCTTTATCGCAGCCATGGATTTGCCGGGCCCGCGACCTTCTTTCCCATTGCCACGATCGCGCTTCTGCTGGCTCACAAGTCAAGCCGTGACAAACCTTTGCAGGTCTCAGCAGCCTTGTGTCTTATCCTGGTCATGTTATTGGCGCTTTGCCTGAGCATGCTGTGGAGTGGCGGCCCGGTGCAGTTGTTGATTGCCTTCTGGCTGATGAACGCCGCTTTGATGCTGGCACAGGGGTCTATTCCATTTCTGTTAGAGTCATTCGTTTTCATCGCAGGTGTGATTCCCGCTGGATACGACATGCTGAATGGCATTGAGCAGACCTGGCGAGAGAAAGTGCTGGCCCCGGTTGATCGCAGACAACCCGGCCAAAGTCTGACGGTCGCTCTGCCCGTAATCAGCGCGTTCATATTCGGGATCGTCTTCCTTCTTGCGAACCCTGATCTCATTGGTAACGTTTCCAGACACCTGGCCGATTTTCTTGAGGCCGCAGGTCGTTTCCTCTGGAAGTTTTCCTTCGCTGAGATTCTGTTTTGGGGGCTGGTGATCTGGCTGACCGCGGGTCTGCTGCGCCCGCTTGTCGGATCTGCAACGGAGGAACAACCTTCAACCGGGGATGACGTTGATCAGCCATCACCACATCCACTGTTCAGTGCCTTTCGGAATACCCTGATCACTCTGATTGTTATGTTTGCCGGTTACCTGAGCTTTGAATTTCGGACACTCTGGTTTCGAGTCTTCCCGGAAGGGTTTCATTATTCGGGCTACGCTCACGAGGGAGCCGCCTGGCTGACCGTAGCACTGGCTCTGGCAACAGTCATGCTTTCTTTGATTTTTCGGGGAGCCATGTTAAGCGATACTCGCATTGGTCAGCTTCGAAGGCTCGCCTGGATATGGTCGGCGCTGAATCTTCTTCTCGCCGCATCCGTCTACAATCGCCTGTGGATTTATGTGGGCTTCAATGGAATGACCCGCATGCGCGTCGTCGGCCTCCTGGGAATCAGCGCTGTCGTCGTCGGCTTTGTTCTGGTGCTGATCAAGATTCGCAGACAGAAGAACTTTGCCTGGTTGATTCGGCGGCAACTCTGGGTGCCCGGTTTTGCTGTCTATCTGATGGCTCTGATGCCGGTGGATCTGCTGGCCCACCGCTATAACGTCACACGTATAATGAACGGTTCCCTGGCGCCAAGTGTGCAGATCAGCGAACACCCCATGAGTGTCGACGCGCTGCCTCAGTTGCTGCCACTGCTGGAATGTGAGGATACGCTCATTCGTGAAGGCGTACAAAGTCTGCTTGCCGAACGGCTGAACCGTCTGATCGCTGAAGAGCCGAATGACCGGCACTGGACCTCAACGCAACTGGGGCGTGAAAGGGCCATTCAGGCACTGAAGTCCGCCGTACCGGACCTTCTTGAACTTGGAAATTCACCCTCAGAACTCGCATTAAAACGTCAACGCTTTCGCGAGTACGCAATGCAGTGGTGGTGA